A single genomic interval of Sebastes umbrosus isolate fSebUmb1 chromosome 11, fSebUmb1.pri, whole genome shotgun sequence harbors:
- the LOC119496637 gene encoding prostaglandin reductase 3-like produces MSSLLLLLGRTGRSGSRAVSVVSVVGAGRRGTDALSGVHPVAPRRSIIDMSYSAHFMDFNGSSIPSSMRKLVVNKLSPDFREAVSIQTVAVPTPGDAELLVRNRFVGINASDINYSAGRYDPSVKPPFDAGFEGIGEVVGLGLSASSRYTVGDTVAYFGSGAFAEYTVVPAKESVPVPSVKQEFLTLLVSGATAYIALKRLGDLAKGETVLVTAAAGGTGQFAVQFAKQAGCHVIGTCSSNEKAGFLKSIGCDRPINYTTEDLAKTLKKEYPRGVDVVYESVGGSVLELAVNSLANKGRLIVIGFISGYQTASGVPAFRGGTLPVKLLQKSASMRGFFLPHFVSDYREALGSMMQMFAKGKLVCEVDCGDLAPEGRFVGLESVFRAVDYMYAGKNLGKVVVEVAPPPVSDSKL; encoded by the exons ATGTCcagcctcctgctgctgctggggcgGACCGGGAGGAGCGGCAGCAGAGCGGTGTCGGTTGTGTCGGTGGTCGGAGCGGGTCGCAGAGGAACCGACGCACTTTCCGGAGTTCACCCGGTGGCTCCGCGCCGCTCCATCATAGACATGTCCTACTCCGCGCACTTCATGGATTTTAACGGCTCGTCCATACCGAGCAGCATGAGGAAGCTGGTCGTCAACAAGCTCAGTCCTGATTTCAGAGAGGCCGTTTCTATTCAAACCGTCGCGGTTCCGACTCCCGGAGACGCGGAGCTGCTCGTGAGGAACCg TTTTGTGGGAATCAACGCCTCTGATATTAATTACTCTGCAGGCCGGTACGACCCCTCGGTGAAGCCCCCCTTCGACGCCGGTTTCGAGGGTATCGGTGAGGTTGTTGGCCTCGGCCTTAGCGCCAGCTCCCGTTACACCGTCGGGGACACCGTGGCCTACTTTGGCAGCGGTGCGTTCGCAGAGTACACAGTGGTGCCAGCCAAGGAAAGTGTGCCCGTCCCCTCGGTGAAACAAGAGTTCCTCACCCTGCTGGTCAGCGGCGCCACGGCCTACATCGCCTTGAAACGCCTGGGCGACCTGGCCAAAGGCGAGACGGTCCTGGTCACGGCGGCAGCGGGGGGAACGGGACAGTTCGCCGTGCAGTTTGCCAAGCAGGCCGGTTGCCACGTGATCGGGACCTGCTCATCCAACGAGAAAGCCGGCTTCCTTAAATCCATCGGCTGCGACCGGCCGATCAACTACACCACAGAAGATCTGGCCAAGACGCTGAAGAAAGAGTACCCGCGAGGCGTAGACGTGGTGTACGAGTCAGTCGGAGGCAGCGTCTTAGAGCTTGCAGTGAACAGTCTGGCCAATAAGGGGCGGCTCATAGTGATCGGCTTCATCTCGGGGTACCAGACGGCGTCAGGGGTCCCGGCCTTCAGAGGGGGAACGCTGCCGGTGAAGCTGCTCCAGAAGTCGGCCAGCATGCGGGGATTCTTCCTGCCCCACTTCGTCAGCGACTACAGGGAGGCTCTGGGTAGCATGATGCAGATGTTTGCCAAGGGGAAGCTGGTGTGTGAGGTGGACTGTGGGGATTTGGCTCCGGAGGGGAGGTTCGTAGGCTTGGAGTCAGTCTTCCGGGCGGTGGACTACATGTATGCTGGGAAAAACCTGGGCAAGGTCGTGGTGGAAGTGGCACCGCCCCCTGTTAGCGATAGTAAACTGTGA